The following is a genomic window from Spirosoma foliorum.
GTGCGAATTTTACGTCGAGTTCTTCGAAACACTTGAAGTTTTTGAGCGAGAGCGAGTTAATCAGCATAGTTTTTTATCAGCAAAGCTACTGCCGAAAGTTAGCCATTTTCGGGGATTTTCGGCGTAAACACTATCTTTGCGGTATCAGTAACTGATTATGACAGAGCAGAAAGTTTCCCCGGCTACCTCCTTACAAGACATTATTGCCCACGCCAAAGAATATGGCTTCGTATTTCCATCGTCCGAAATCTACGACGGGCTACAGGCTGTGTATGACTATGGTCAGAATGGCGTTGAACTTAAAAATAACCTCAAAACGCTGTGGTGGAAGGCCATGACGCAACTCCACGACAATGTGGTTGGAATTGACGCGTCGATCTTCATGCACCCGCTGACGTGGAAAGCGTCGGGCCACGTTGATTCGTTCAACGACCCGATGATCGATAATAAAGACTCGAAGAAACGCTATCGCGCCGACCAATTGCTGGAGCTGAAAGCAGAAGCTTATGCGAATGCGGGCGACGAAGCGAAAAGTACAGCTTTGTTACAGGAAATGGGGCGCTTATTAGGTGACAATGACCTAGAAGGGGTTCGAAATCTTATTATTGCCGAAGGTATTAAAGACCCTGTTTCGGGTACCGATAACTGGACCGAAGTTCGTCAGTTTAACCTGATGTTCTCGACGCAGGTGGGTTCATTGGCTGAAGACGCCAGCTTGATTTACCTGCGTCCTGAAACGGCACAGGGTATTTTCGTTAACTTCCTGAATGTGCAGAAAACGGGCCGGATGAAGGTTCCGTTTGGGATCGCCCAGATCGGTAAAGCATTCCGGAACGAGATCGTAGCCCGGCAGTTTACATTCCGGATGCGTGAATTCGAACAGATGGAAATGCAGTTTTTTGTGCGCCCTGGCACTGAAATGAAGTGGTACGAAACCTGGCGTGATACGCGGATGAAGTTCCATGAGGCCGTTGGTTTACCCGCCGAAAAACTCAAATTTCATATTCACGAAAAACTGGCTCACTACGCCAACGCAGCGGTTGATATCGAATATAAATTTCCGTTCGGTTTCCGCGAAATGGAGGGAATTCACTCTCGTACCGATTTTGACCTGAAAGCACACCAGGAACTGAGTCGTAAAAAGCAGCAATATTTCGACAATGATATCGACGAAGCAACTGGCAAGCCTTACGGCAATTACATTCCGTATGTAGTTGAAACATCTGTTGGCGCCGATCGCTTATTCTTAGCTGTGTTCTGTAATGCCTTTACCAAGGAGACTGTGGGTGAGGGAGACCAACAGAAAGAACGGACGTATCTGAAACTGCACCCGGCATTGGCTCCTGTAAAAGCGGCTGTATTCCCGTTGATGCGCAGAGATGGTCTACCCGAAAAAGCAGAAGAAATCGTGAAGAATCTACGTTCGGAATTTAGAGTGGTTTATGAAGAGCGTGATGCCATTGGTAAACGCTATACTCGTCAGGATTTAATCGGTACACCATTCTGTATCGCTGTCGATTACCAGACGCTGGAGGATAACACTGTTACGATCCGCTACCGTGATACAACCGAACAAGTTCGTATTCCTATAAGCGAGCTGAAGGCTAAAATTGGTTACGAGGTTTCGATGGAACGAGTGCTGGAGAAAATGTAGAAAAATACCTTTAGAAAATAGAAAAGCCCAGAAATCAACTTCTGGGCTTTTCTATTTTCTAAAGGTATTGATTATTAGACCAATAGTGTACGCAATGTGGTCACGTTTGCCGTTGCATCGAAGACTGCTTTCACAGGAATTGTAAAACCATCTAGATAAAGGCTACTGACGGTTTCGCCCATTCGAAATAAACCGATTAGTGCATAAGCCTCTGTGTCTGAATCGAATGTAAAAAGCTCAATCGTTTGACGGATTGGGTCAACGAGCCAGTACTCAGTAACGCCGTGTGCTGCGTAATCTTCAAACTTGATTTCCCGATCGTTCTTCTGCGCACTTTTTGATAATACTTCCACTACCAGATCAGGAGCTGGATAATAAAGCAAATCAGGTTGAATCCCCGCTGCTTTAGTTGGCCCAAAATAGCAGATATCCGGCTCGTAACTATTACGCGTCAGTTCAACCAATGCTTTTTCGACAAGCACAATGCCTAGCTGTCGCTTGCTGACAAAGGCATTTAATAACGTACCAAGAAGCATCACAGCTGAATTGTGCCTGTGTAGAGCTGGCGAATGAACAACGATTTCGCCATTGATAAACTCGGCTTTCATGTCATCATTCAACCACTTATAAAATGCCTGTCTACGATTTTTTTCGTCGTTGAGAATCGCCTGTACTTGCTGAATAATCTGCGGAGCCTTGGGCGATTCAAGAAGTTGAGCAGCTAATTCGGTCATATAGTATCAGGTCTTTACTCAAATATACGAAAAAGGCCGTGTTGTTACGCTTCGCCTACCAGCATTAAAGCGCCCACCGTTACGTTCGATGTTTCGTCGATTAGGATTGCGCCACCCGAAGCACGGTTGGTTGCATAGGGATCAAAACTGATGGGTTGGGCCGTTCGTAAAACAACCTTGGCCAGATCGTTTAACCGTAGTTGCTCTACACCTTTAATCTGTTCGTATGTATTGACGTTCAGTTGATAGGCAATCTCGCGAACGGAGCAACGGGTACGGAACGTCCCGACCTGTAACACGTATTTATTCCCTACCTTGAACTCCTTGGAATCCATCCAGCACAGCATCGCTTCAACCGTTTGGCTACTCAATGGCTGGCTTTCCGAACGGACAATAAGATCACCCCGGCTAATGTCTACATCGGTTGCTAAATGCAGCACGACTGACATGGGGGTAGTCGCTTCCTCCAGATGAGTTTCGGCGATTTCGATAGCGTCGATGGTTGAGGTCTCGCCCGATGGAAATACCGTTATTGCATCACCTTTACGGAACTGGCCACTGGTGATTTTTCCGGCATAACCCCGATAATCATGCAGTTCAGCGGTTTGCGGCCGAATAACGTATTGAACAGGGAAACGAGCTTGAATCAAATTAATGTCATCGTCAATCACAACTGTTTCCAGATGTTCCAACAATGTTTGACCATCATACCACGGCATTGATTCTGAGCGATCAACCACGTTATCTCCGTTGAGGGCACTCATCGGAATATAAGTTACCTGCTTCACATTCAGGTTTTTGGCTAATTCGGCGTAGTGAATACAGATGTCCGTGAACACATCCTGCGAATAACCAACCAAATCCATTTTATTGACAGCCACCACAATATGGGGAATGCCCAAAAGTGACGCGATGAGTGAGTGCCGACGAGTTTGTTCAGCCACTCCATGTCGTGCATCGACCAACACAATGGCCAACTGACAGTTCGATGCCCCAGTAACCATGTTACGGGTATACTGAATATGTCCTGGCGCATCCACAATGATAAACTTGCGGGCTGGAGTCTGAAAATAGCGATAGGCTACGTCAATGGTGATGCCTTGTTCCCGTTCAGAACGGAGGCCATCTGTCAGCAGCGCGAGGTCAATTTCACCGTCATCACGGCTTTTGCTGGCGCGCTCAATAGCTTCCAGCTGATCGGCCAGAATGGATTTAGAATCGTAAAGAAGACGCCCAATGAGCGTACTTTTGCCGTCGTCGACCGAACCGGCAGTTATAAATCGGAGAAGATCCATTTACTCAATATTCGTGAAGTCGATATGGCGATAGAAATTGCTTTGTTTCGACATGTCGTACTCCGTTTGGTTAAAATTTCCTTGCTTCAATTCAGTTTGGATGATGTGCTCCATATCCACTTTGAAAACAGGAATATGTTCGGTTATCGTTACGAATACAATCAATTTATCTACGCCTACATAATCATGAGCTACTATATTACGAAGAGCTTTAATCGTTTGCCAGGGAATATTGACATAACTTGATTTCGTTTCTTCGCTAATACGACTGACTTGTTCGCCAATATGTAGTAGTTGTAACAAGCAGGCGTTGAAATCTTTTTGATCGTTGGCTTCAAAGAAAACAAAAGGATCATCATAACCCGTTGCATACAAATTGATTTTCCCAATCGCTTCCAGAATCCGTAAGCAGTAGACTAAATCCGTTTTAAGACTGGGTTGCATAGCGAACATCAGCTAAGGCCCGGTGCAAAATAATCGGTTCAGCATATGCCTGGAGCATCAAATCGATCGGAATATGTAGATCTGTTTGTAACGCATCTCTTAGAGCAATAAGCTGCTTATAGGGAATGTTTT
Proteins encoded in this region:
- a CDS encoding glycine--tRNA ligase; its protein translation is MTEQKVSPATSLQDIIAHAKEYGFVFPSSEIYDGLQAVYDYGQNGVELKNNLKTLWWKAMTQLHDNVVGIDASIFMHPLTWKASGHVDSFNDPMIDNKDSKKRYRADQLLELKAEAYANAGDEAKSTALLQEMGRLLGDNDLEGVRNLIIAEGIKDPVSGTDNWTEVRQFNLMFSTQVGSLAEDASLIYLRPETAQGIFVNFLNVQKTGRMKVPFGIAQIGKAFRNEIVARQFTFRMREFEQMEMQFFVRPGTEMKWYETWRDTRMKFHEAVGLPAEKLKFHIHEKLAHYANAAVDIEYKFPFGFREMEGIHSRTDFDLKAHQELSRKKQQYFDNDIDEATGKPYGNYIPYVVETSVGADRLFLAVFCNAFTKETVGEGDQQKERTYLKLHPALAPVKAAVFPLMRRDGLPEKAEEIVKNLRSEFRVVYEERDAIGKRYTRQDLIGTPFCIAVDYQTLEDNTVTIRYRDTTEQVRIPISELKAKIGYEVSMERVLEKM
- a CDS encoding Uma2 family endonuclease: MTELAAQLLESPKAPQIIQQVQAILNDEKNRRQAFYKWLNDDMKAEFINGEIVVHSPALHRHNSAVMLLGTLLNAFVSKRQLGIVLVEKALVELTRNSYEPDICYFGPTKAAGIQPDLLYYPAPDLVVEVLSKSAQKNDREIKFEDYAAHGVTEYWLVDPIRQTIELFTFDSDTEAYALIGLFRMGETVSSLYLDGFTIPVKAVFDATANVTTLRTLLV
- a CDS encoding sulfate adenylyltransferase subunit 1; protein product: MDLLRFITAGSVDDGKSTLIGRLLYDSKSILADQLEAIERASKSRDDGEIDLALLTDGLRSEREQGITIDVAYRYFQTPARKFIIVDAPGHIQYTRNMVTGASNCQLAIVLVDARHGVAEQTRRHSLIASLLGIPHIVVAVNKMDLVGYSQDVFTDICIHYAELAKNLNVKQVTYIPMSALNGDNVVDRSESMPWYDGQTLLEHLETVVIDDDINLIQARFPVQYVIRPQTAELHDYRGYAGKITSGQFRKGDAITVFPSGETSTIDAIEIAETHLEEATTPMSVVLHLATDVDISRGDLIVRSESQPLSSQTVEAMLCWMDSKEFKVGNKYVLQVGTFRTRCSVREIAYQLNVNTYEQIKGVEQLRLNDLAKVVLRTAQPISFDPYATNRASGGAILIDETSNVTVGALMLVGEA
- a CDS encoding HepT-like ribonuclease domain-containing protein, producing MQPSLKTDLVYCLRILEAIGKINLYATGYDDPFVFFEANDQKDFNACLLQLLHIGEQVSRISEETKSSYVNIPWQTIKALRNIVAHDYVGVDKLIVFVTITEHIPVFKVDMEHIIQTELKQGNFNQTEYDMSKQSNFYRHIDFTNIE
- a CDS encoding nucleotidyltransferase family protein, which encodes MPVNDFQSLQTYLRDKQIFDRFGLTRIGVFGSFVRGESYRDIDLLIDENIPYKQLIALRDALQTDLHIPIDLMLQAYAEPIILHRALADVRYATQS